One genomic segment of Planctomycetia bacterium includes these proteins:
- a CDS encoding carbon-nitrogen hydrolase family protein, with the protein MTQLRIALAQCRQTADFEVNAVKIFEFLERAAAVGAQIVCFPETQTVGYRVDITQPDAPVEPQRLEELHCRIARRCAELKLACILGTEIPLESNPTGGKPYNSALVISPNGEILGVHHKTKLTPLDAVAYSSGSSLETFDLCGVRIGVVICFEGFRFAETTRECVRQGARVVFHPQNNTTRPNDWKIPIHHAMIVTRAAENTIWFASCNICHDEHQNCSSMIVAPDGRIHALAALKHEELLVADLEIDLATQAMFKFDTDGCAQVLFSDTVRQEEYAPAKPA; encoded by the coding sequence ATGACTCAGCTCCGCATCGCGTTGGCGCAGTGCCGACAAACGGCCGACTTCGAAGTCAACGCCGTCAAGATATTCGAATTCCTCGAACGGGCCGCCGCGGTCGGCGCGCAGATCGTTTGCTTCCCCGAAACTCAGACAGTCGGCTACCGCGTCGACATCACGCAGCCCGACGCGCCGGTCGAGCCGCAACGTTTGGAAGAACTGCATTGCCGCATCGCCCGGCGTTGCGCCGAGTTGAAGTTGGCCTGCATCCTCGGGACCGAGATACCGCTGGAATCGAACCCGACCGGCGGTAAGCCGTACAACTCGGCGCTCGTGATTTCTCCGAACGGCGAGATTCTCGGCGTGCATCACAAGACGAAGCTCACCCCGCTCGATGCCGTGGCGTATTCGTCGGGCAGTTCGCTGGAGACTTTCGATCTGTGCGGCGTGCGCATCGGCGTGGTGATCTGCTTCGAGGGCTTCCGCTTCGCCGAGACGACGCGCGAATGCGTTCGTCAAGGAGCACGAGTCGTCTTCCATCCGCAGAACAACACGACTCGCCCGAACGACTGGAAGATCCCGATCCACCACGCGATGATCGTGACGCGAGCCGCCGAGAACACCATCTGGTTCGCGTCGTGCAACATTTGCCACGACGAGCACCAGAATTGCAGTTCGATGATCGTCGCTCCCGACGGTCGAATTCACGCTCTGGCGGCATTGAAGCACGAAGAGCTTCTCGTCGCCGACCTTGAGATCGACCTCGCTACGCAAGCGATGTTCAAGTTCGATACCGACGGCTGTGCCCAAGTGCTGTTCTCGGATACGGTGCGGCAAGAAGAATACGCTCCGGCGAAGCCCGCTTAG